GTCGTCACAAAGACAACTATCAGGTAGACAAAGAAAGCGGGTGAGAAGGCTAGAACAGCTCCAGCACTGGTCGCAACGGCTTTGCCTCCCTTAAATCCTGCAAAGATTGGATAGGTATGACCAATCACAGCCAAGAGGCCAAAAATCAGTGGTGAAATCCCTTCAATATGCAGGAAAAGCGGTAGCAGGGTTGCCAGTGTCCCTTTGAAAAAGTCAATGACAAAAGTGGCGCTGCCGGCCGTCTTACCCAAGATCCGGAAAGTATTGGTCGTGCCAGTATTGCCACTGCCATATTCGCGGAGGTTCTTTTTAAAGAAAATCTGCCCAATCCACAGACCTGTCGGAATGGAGCCCAATAAATATGCTAGTAATAATCCAAGTATCGTGTTCATCATGATTTTATTATACCATGATTTGGAACTTGGACAAAGAACTATGATAAGAATATTTTTAGAGAATTGTCTAGTCTGACGCTTGTGGCTAGCTTGCCTTTCTCCAAAATCATTTGAAATCCAGATTCTATCGAGGCTGGGACAAAAGTCCTAGCCTCTCAATTATCTTTGGATTGCCGAGCAAGACGCAGTTGTTGAGTGGGCTCTATTACGCTGATTTCATCAGCTTTTACAGTCCTACTCAACTGTGCGGAGGTGGGACGACGAAATCGAATTCTAACGAATTACCGATTTCTGTCCCACTCTCATTTTTTAGAAAAAACTTTGCAAAATTTACCAAAAACCTGTAAGATAATAAGGATGACTATCATGCAGGAGGTTCCTTGTGGCAAAAAAGGAAATCAATATTAACAATTATAATGACGATGCCATTCAGGTATTAGAAGGGTTGGATGCGGTCCGCAAACGTCCAGGGATGTATATTGGATCGACCGACGGAGCGGGACTCCACCATCTGGTTTGGGAGATTGTGGACAATGCAGTCGATGAAGCCCTGTCAGGCTTTGGTGACCGAATCGAGGTTACGATAAACAATGACGGCAGTCTAACCGTTGCTGACCACGGACGCGGGATGCCAGTCGGCATGCACGCTATGGGCATTCCCACGGTCGAGGTCATCTTCACAGTTCTCCACGCTGGCGGTAAGTTCGGCCAAGGGGGCTATAAGACTTCAGGCGGTCTCCACGGTGTGGGTTCCTCTGTTGTCAATGCCCTGTCTAGCTGGCTGGAAGTGGAAATCACGCGGGACGGGACTGTTTACAAGCAACGCTTTGAAAATGGCGGAAAACCAGTCACCACGCTCAAGAAAATCGGAACGGCACCTAAGTCTAAGTCTGGAACCAAAGTGACCTTTATGCCGGACGATACAATTTTTTCAACGACAGACTTCAAGTACAACACCATTGCGGAGCGGCTTAAGGAATCAGCCTTCCTGCTCAAGAATGTTCGCCTGTCGCTGACCGATGCACGGACTGGCGAAGAAGTAGAGTTCCACTATGAGAACGGGGTTGAAGACTTTGTCAGCTATCTCAATGAAGACAAGGAAACCCTGACTCCCGTCCTCTATTTCGAGGGCGAGGAGAGCGGCTTCCAAGTTCAGGTGGCCCTCC
This genomic window from Streptococcus cristatus AS 1.3089 contains:
- the plsY gene encoding glycerol-3-phosphate 1-O-acyltransferase PlsY, producing MMNTILGLLLAYLLGSIPTGLWIGQIFFKKNLREYGSGNTGTTNTFRILGKTAGSATFVIDFFKGTLATLLPLFLHIEGISPLIFGLLAVIGHTYPIFAGFKGGKAVATSAGAVLAFSPAFFVYLIVVFVTTLYLGSMISLASVVSAIVAILSALIFPASGFLLPSYDFLFTLIIILLAAIIILRHRDNIQRIRNKTENLIPWGINLTKQNPKK